In Pedobacter sp. W3I1, one DNA window encodes the following:
- a CDS encoding fatty acid desaturase, protein MKTINPYTGILVALTVIACWFISLYFLLTWDFAWNNPLVYLMVFVQMHLYTGLFITAHDAMHGTISPNKKANNFIGYLSVFLYAGFFYNRLYAKHHQHHRYVHTEEDPDFAPHGFWKWYFRFMLNYVTIIQLVIMAIAYNVLKIWVDEKNLLLFWVLTSLLSTFQLFYFGTYLPHKGEHDNEYHSSTLQKNHFIAFITCYFFGYHLEHHQKPAMPWWQLFKMKR, encoded by the coding sequence TTGAAAACTATAAATCCATATACTGGAATCCTGGTTGCGTTAACCGTAATTGCCTGTTGGTTTATTTCCCTTTATTTCTTGTTAACATGGGATTTCGCGTGGAATAATCCTTTGGTTTATCTGATGGTTTTTGTTCAGATGCATTTGTACACCGGTTTGTTTATTACCGCTCACGATGCCATGCATGGAACCATATCGCCGAACAAAAAAGCAAATAATTTTATTGGCTATCTTTCTGTTTTTCTGTATGCAGGTTTCTTTTACAATCGTTTGTATGCAAAACACCACCAGCACCACCGCTATGTACATACCGAAGAAGATCCTGATTTTGCACCACATGGCTTTTGGAAATGGTATTTCCGTTTCATGCTAAATTATGTCACAATTATCCAATTAGTGATTATGGCTATTGCATATAATGTGCTGAAAATCTGGGTTGATGAAAAGAATCTTCTTTTGTTTTGGGTACTCACTTCATTGTTAAGTACTTTTCAGCTGTTTTATTTTGGAACCTATTTGCCACATAAAGGGGAGCATGATAACGAATATCATTCTTCTACCTTGCAGAAAAATCATTTTATTGCCTTTATTACCTGCTATTTTTTTGGTTATCATTTAGAACACCATCAAAAACCAGCTATGCCTTGGTGGCAACTGTTTAAGATGAAGAGGTAG
- the rlmD gene encoding 23S rRNA (uracil(1939)-C(5))-methyltransferase RlmD, whose translation MSRRKPGTVTIVPNVHIIDIAEEGKGVGKADELVIFVDKAVPGDVVDVRLTKKKKNFAEAIIEQLHEKSALRTDPFCPHFGTCGGCKWQHMGYDAQLKFKQKNVEAALQRLGKIDTSGTEPILGSEKNRYYRNKLEFTFSNKRWLEKTDVERDEDFDMNALGFHVPLRFDKILDIEHCYLQDEPSNSIRNAVRKYALENDLSFYDLRNHEGVLRNLIIRTSSTGEVMVAVVFAYPEQAQVDGLMAFLQNEFPQVTSLLYIVNQKKNDTIFDQDVVVFAGRDHIFEEMDGIRFKIGVKSFYQTNSEQAFELYKITRDFAGFKGDELVYDLYTGAGTIANFIAKNVKQVVGVEYVPTAIEDAKFNSELNGIDNTIFYAGDMKDILTSEFILAHGKPDVVITDPPRAGMHADVVQRLLEMESEKIVYVSCNAATQARDLELLKEKYDVVRIKPVDMFPHTQHVENVVLLRLK comes from the coding sequence TCCAAACGTACATATAATTGATATTGCTGAAGAAGGAAAAGGTGTTGGCAAAGCTGACGAATTGGTCATTTTTGTGGATAAGGCCGTTCCTGGCGATGTGGTAGATGTTCGGTTGACCAAAAAGAAAAAGAATTTTGCAGAAGCAATTATTGAACAATTGCATGAAAAATCAGCATTGCGTACCGATCCTTTTTGTCCTCATTTCGGGACCTGTGGCGGCTGCAAGTGGCAGCACATGGGCTACGATGCTCAGTTAAAATTTAAACAGAAAAATGTTGAAGCAGCTTTACAGCGCTTAGGTAAAATAGATACTTCGGGAACTGAACCGATTTTAGGCTCAGAAAAAAACAGATATTACCGCAATAAATTAGAATTTACTTTTTCGAACAAACGTTGGTTAGAAAAAACTGATGTAGAACGCGATGAAGATTTCGATATGAATGCATTGGGCTTTCACGTACCCTTGCGTTTCGATAAAATTTTAGATATTGAGCATTGTTATCTGCAGGATGAACCTTCAAATTCGATCAGAAACGCAGTGCGTAAATATGCTTTGGAAAATGACTTGTCGTTTTACGATCTGCGTAATCATGAAGGCGTTTTGCGTAACCTGATTATACGTACTTCTAGTACCGGAGAGGTAATGGTTGCTGTGGTATTTGCTTATCCCGAACAGGCACAGGTTGATGGTTTGATGGCTTTCCTTCAAAATGAATTTCCACAGGTAACTTCATTATTGTATATCGTTAACCAAAAGAAAAATGATACCATTTTTGATCAGGATGTGGTGGTATTTGCTGGTCGCGATCATATTTTCGAAGAAATGGATGGCATCCGGTTTAAAATTGGTGTAAAATCTTTTTATCAGACCAATTCCGAGCAAGCCTTTGAGTTATATAAAATCACCAGGGATTTTGCCGGATTTAAAGGTGATGAGCTGGTTTATGATTTATATACTGGTGCTGGTACAATTGCGAATTTTATTGCAAAAAACGTGAAGCAGGTGGTAGGAGTAGAATATGTGCCAACGGCTATTGAAGATGCAAAATTTAACTCCGAGTTAAATGGCATCGACAATACTATTTTCTATGCCGGAGATATGAAAGATATTCTTACTTCCGAATTTATATTGGCTCATGGTAAACCAGATGTAGTTATTACCGATCCGCCACGCGCTGGTATGCATGCAGATGTAGTACAAAGATTACTGGAAATGGAATCTGAAAAAATTGTTTATGTAAGCTGTAATGCAGCCACTCAGGCACGAGACTTGGAGTTATTGAAAGAGAAATATGATGTGGTGCGCATTAAACCTGTAGATATGTTTCCGCACACGCAACACGTAGAGAATGTAGTATTGTTAAGGTTAAAGTAA
- a CDS encoding head GIN domain-containing protein, which produces MKILIKSSAILFIVVTSYMAKAQETKSFTVKNFNSIGVSSGIDLYLTQGGSESVSIKSDSETLKDIVVEQSGGNVNIKFKDGINWGGMFKNRTIKAYVSFKTLNAIAASGGSDVFTQNQIKTDKLAIRSSGGSDLKLTVVCNDLSVQSSGGSDLDLKGKAENMTIQSSGGSDIDAYELIADYAKVQASGGSDVNLYVNKGLEASASGGGDVSYKGNASLKKTSTSKSGDVHHVN; this is translated from the coding sequence ATGAAAATCCTTATCAAATCATCCGCCATTTTATTTATAGTGGTAACCAGCTATATGGCTAAAGCACAGGAAACTAAAAGTTTCACAGTTAAAAACTTCAATAGCATTGGGGTAAGCAGCGGAATTGACTTGTACCTCACCCAAGGCGGCAGCGAAAGTGTGAGCATAAAATCGGATTCGGAAACATTAAAAGATATTGTTGTTGAACAGAGTGGCGGCAATGTTAATATAAAGTTCAAAGACGGGATCAACTGGGGCGGGATGTTTAAAAACCGCACCATTAAAGCTTATGTAAGTTTTAAAACCCTAAATGCAATTGCAGCATCTGGAGGTTCGGATGTTTTTACGCAAAACCAGATCAAGACAGATAAACTTGCCATTCGCTCTTCCGGCGGATCAGATTTAAAACTAACTGTTGTTTGCAACGATCTATCTGTTCAATCAAGCGGGGGCAGCGATCTCGATTTAAAAGGAAAAGCAGAAAATATGACCATTCAATCTAGTGGAGGTAGCGATATTGACGCTTATGAATTAATTGCAGATTATGCAAAGGTGCAGGCTTCTGGTGGTTCTGATGTAAATCTCTATGTAAATAAAGGCCTGGAGGCAAGTGCAAGTGGTGGTGGTGATGTAAGTTATAAAGGAAATGCTTCACTCAAGAAAACATCTACCTCAAAAAGCGGAGATGTGCACCACGTAAATTAA
- the hemH gene encoding ferrochelatase, which translates to MSKKGILLVNLGTPDSPATADVRKYLDQFLMDERVIDIPKLNRTLLVKGIIVPFRSPKTAKLYKEIWNENGSPLLFYSRLQAKMLQERLGDDYHVELAMRYQSPSVESALANLKAGLVESIQVIPMFPQYASASTGSVMQLVMELVSKWPTVPPISFVNSFHDNELMIKVFAENAKKHNVESYDHVLFSFHGLPERQLLKCDHTGSYCLKSTDCCQTLNDTNKFCYSAQGHDTARLIAKELNLSKDQYTVCFQSRLGKEPWVQPYTTDVLKKLAAEGKKRLLVFSPAFVADCLETLYEITVEYHEEFKALGGEHVQLVESLNDSPVFIEALAGMVK; encoded by the coding sequence ATGAGCAAAAAGGGAATTTTACTGGTAAATTTAGGAACACCCGATAGTCCGGCAACGGCTGATGTAAGAAAATATTTAGATCAATTTCTGATGGATGAACGGGTAATCGATATTCCTAAACTGAACAGAACATTATTGGTTAAAGGTATTATTGTTCCTTTCCGTAGTCCTAAAACTGCTAAGCTATATAAAGAAATCTGGAATGAAAATGGTTCGCCACTATTGTTTTATAGTAGGTTACAGGCTAAAATGCTTCAGGAAAGATTAGGCGACGACTACCATGTAGAGCTAGCCATGCGCTACCAAAGCCCTTCAGTCGAATCAGCATTGGCAAATTTAAAGGCAGGTTTGGTAGAAAGTATACAGGTTATACCAATGTTCCCACAATATGCTTCTGCTAGTACGGGTTCGGTAATGCAACTGGTAATGGAACTGGTGAGCAAGTGGCCAACGGTTCCACCAATCTCGTTTGTTAATTCATTTCACGATAATGAATTGATGATTAAAGTTTTTGCAGAAAATGCTAAAAAGCATAACGTAGAAAGTTATGATCACGTGTTGTTCAGCTTCCATGGATTACCTGAGCGTCAACTGTTAAAGTGCGATCATACCGGAAGTTACTGCTTAAAAAGTACCGATTGCTGCCAGACATTAAATGACACCAATAAGTTCTGCTATTCTGCGCAAGGACACGATACCGCCAGGTTAATAGCCAAAGAATTAAATCTGTCAAAAGATCAATATACTGTTTGTTTCCAATCGCGCTTAGGGAAAGAGCCATGGGTACAACCCTATACTACCGATGTGCTGAAGAAATTGGCTGCCGAAGGCAAAAAACGTCTTTTGGTTTTTAGTCCTGCTTTTGTAGCCGATTGCCTGGAAACACTTTACGAAATCACGGTAGAATATCACGAAGAGTTTAAGGCTCTGGGTGGCGAGCATGTTCAACTGGTAGAAAGTTTAAACGATAGTCCTGTGTTTATCGAAGCTTTAGCAGGAATGGTTAAATAG
- a CDS encoding transposase, protein MDNKGLVLNAWVLMTNHIHFIGRCQEPYNMSDFLRDFKKFTSKKLAAAIREIPESRRDWLLDKFSFEARKTNRAENYKIWQDDNHPIDLQDIDPYQKLHYIHENPVKAGIVESPEQYTYSSAKDYSGIMGLVKVELI, encoded by the coding sequence ATCGACAATAAAGGATTAGTATTAAACGCCTGGGTTCTGATGACGAATCATATTCATTTTATTGGAAGGTGTCAAGAACCATACAACATGTCTGATTTTCTAAGGGATTTTAAAAAATTCACCTCAAAAAAACTTGCTGCCGCAATTAGAGAAATACCAGAGAGTAGAAGAGATTGGCTATTAGATAAGTTTAGTTTTGAAGCTAGGAAAACCAATCGGGCAGAAAATTACAAAATTTGGCAAGATGACAATCATCCTATCGATTTACAAGATATAGATCCTTATCAAAAGCTACATTATATTCATGAAAATCCTGTTAAAGCTGGTATTGTTGAATCTCCTGAACAATATACTTACAGCAGCGCTAAAGATTATTCAGGAATTATGGGGCTAGTGAAAGTAGAGTTAATTTAA
- a CDS encoding 1-acyl-sn-glycerol-3-phosphate acyltransferase, translating into MIIVKKTTFAIHLNFLQFPEMYQPRKNNLIFNFFSWYIQFIIKKDFAAFNYEGAETKPDSSVLILANHFSWWDGFFLFYINKKVFKKQFHVLVNAENYNKVGFLKYLGAFAAENKGKDVLETLSYAGKLLDDPTNLVLVFPQGKLYSNHLKNISFEKGVMQMINASQKNINIIFAATFIDYFAKRKPTAYTYLQHWENEEYVSLQLLKSAYNKHYDQSVIKQTQLIE; encoded by the coding sequence ATGATCATCGTAAAGAAAACCACATTTGCAATTCACCTCAATTTTTTGCAATTTCCCGAAATGTATCAGCCCAGAAAAAATAATCTGATTTTCAACTTTTTCTCTTGGTATATTCAATTCATTATCAAAAAAGATTTTGCTGCATTCAATTATGAGGGAGCGGAAACCAAACCGGATTCTTCAGTATTAATTTTAGCCAATCATTTCAGTTGGTGGGATGGGTTTTTCCTCTTTTATATCAACAAAAAGGTATTTAAAAAACAATTTCATGTTTTGGTAAATGCCGAAAATTACAATAAAGTAGGTTTCTTGAAATATCTTGGTGCTTTTGCAGCTGAAAATAAAGGGAAAGATGTTTTGGAAACGCTTAGTTATGCCGGCAAACTGTTAGATGATCCCACAAATCTGGTGCTTGTATTTCCCCAGGGCAAATTGTATTCGAACCACTTAAAAAATATCAGTTTCGAAAAAGGCGTAATGCAGATGATCAACGCAAGCCAGAAGAATATCAATATCATTTTTGCTGCTACCTTTATCGATTATTTTGCGAAAAGAAAGCCAACGGCTTATACTTATCTACAGCATTGGGAGAATGAGGAGTATGTGAGTTTGCAATTACTAAAAAGCGCCTACAATAAACATTACGATCAATCGGTTATTAAACAAACTCAGCTTATTGAATGA
- a CDS encoding Txe/YoeB family addiction module toxin, which yields MEKYFVDITDQAKKQLAIILKSGDQASIKKLQQIFIELSIHPASGVGKPEKLKFEFSGYWSRQINKKDRLVYRIDEEIITVFVISAKGHYDDK from the coding sequence ATGGAAAAGTATTTTGTAGATATTACGGATCAAGCTAAAAAGCAATTAGCCATTATCCTTAAGTCTGGAGATCAGGCATCCATTAAGAAACTCCAACAAATTTTTATAGAATTAAGCATTCATCCTGCATCAGGTGTTGGTAAACCTGAAAAATTAAAATTTGAATTTTCTGGCTATTGGTCAAGACAAATAAATAAAAAAGATAGGTTAGTCTATAGGATCGATGAAGAGATTATTACAGTATTTGTAATTTCGGCAAAGGGACATTACGACGATAAATAA
- a CDS encoding DUF2683 family protein: METLIVQPKNKKQLLAVEAVLQALNVTFKKEKSYSSAFINEIAKGEEDIKNGRLTRVKDVQDIWKSIL, encoded by the coding sequence ATGGAAACACTAATCGTACAGCCTAAAAATAAAAAGCAACTTTTGGCAGTTGAGGCTGTGTTACAAGCATTGAACGTAACTTTTAAAAAAGAAAAAAGCTATAGTTCAGCATTTATTAATGAAATAGCTAAAGGTGAAGAGGATATTAAAAATGGACGTTTAACAAGAGTTAAGGATGTTCAGGATATATGGAAAAGTATTTTGTAG
- a CDS encoding 4-hydroxy-3-methylbut-2-enyl diphosphate reductase, translating to MSNLNLQVNIDKSSGFCFGVVYAIEMAEDILNNEGYLYCLGDIVHNDEEVERLTNRGLKIIDHEVLKNLRDEKVLIRAHGEAPSTYQLALENNLTLIDASCPVVLKLQNRIKNSHDDDEQVLIFGKHGHAEVIGLQGQTDGKAIVFQDLAELDNVELPAKFTLYSQTTKSTDKFYHIKDELLSRGYEVKANDTICRQVSNRYEELEDFVSHYDKIVFVSGKKSSNGKVLYDVCKKYNDNSYFISNVEELDQTWFNQNDKVGICGATSTPMWLMEKVKAALEQY from the coding sequence ATGAGCAATTTAAACTTACAGGTCAACATCGATAAATCATCAGGCTTTTGCTTTGGCGTGGTATATGCTATAGAAATGGCCGAAGATATTCTGAATAACGAAGGTTATTTATACTGTCTTGGCGATATTGTTCATAACGACGAAGAAGTAGAACGTTTAACTAATCGCGGATTAAAAATCATCGATCACGAAGTGTTAAAAAACTTAAGGGATGAAAAGGTTTTGATCAGGGCACATGGTGAAGCGCCCTCAACTTATCAGCTGGCTTTAGAAAATAACCTGACTTTAATAGATGCTTCTTGCCCTGTTGTGCTGAAATTGCAAAACAGGATTAAAAATTCGCATGATGACGATGAGCAAGTACTTATTTTTGGTAAGCATGGCCATGCAGAAGTAATCGGGTTACAAGGACAAACTGATGGTAAAGCAATTGTTTTTCAGGATTTAGCTGAACTAGACAATGTAGAATTACCTGCTAAGTTTACCTTATACAGCCAAACCACCAAAAGCACCGATAAATTCTATCACATTAAAGATGAATTATTGAGCCGTGGTTATGAAGTTAAGGCAAACGATACCATTTGCAGGCAGGTATCTAACCGTTATGAAGAACTGGAAGATTTTGTAAGTCATTATGATAAGATCGTTTTCGTATCGGGTAAGAAATCTTCGAACGGAAAGGTACTTTATGATGTTTGTAAAAAATACAACGATAATTCTTACTTTATTTCTAACGTAGAAGAATTAGATCAAACCTGGTTTAATCAAAATGATAAAGTAGGTATCTGCGGTGCTACTTCTACCCCAATGTGGCTCATGGAGAAAGTTAAGGCTGCTTTAGAACAATATTAG
- a CDS encoding glycosyltransferase family 2 protein translates to MTIFIYAVLIFLVIRFSVTVFNFLSNPKLPRVVKHYHDKVSILIPARNEDENILELLVSIKNQDYTNYEVIVLDDNSSDNTFGVVEKFCFTNPQFKVVSGKELPQNWLGKNYACQQLSELATGKYLLFIDADESIKRGLINSLINRMEIGNLTLLSVFTNQTIKSIGEWLTVPLMHFILLNLLPLRLVKLSKNPAFAAASGQCMFFNASNYKENRWHERVKHQVVEDVEIMKLVKQEKFNAEALLANGLIYCRMYKNLGESLNGFSKNLLAGFGNNIIILLLYQLLVTIGPVILILNFNVALLVLPLTLIVLSRMMISYLSGQNVLINLILHPLQMLFFLIISFISIKKHIFKTSTWKGRTIKTI, encoded by the coding sequence ATGACAATTTTTATTTACGCCGTTTTAATTTTCCTGGTAATTAGGTTTTCGGTTACCGTTTTCAATTTCCTTTCTAACCCGAAGTTGCCGAGAGTGGTTAAACACTATCATGATAAGGTTTCGATCCTAATCCCCGCGAGAAATGAAGACGAGAACATTTTAGAATTACTTGTTTCGATAAAAAATCAGGATTACACCAATTATGAGGTTATTGTTTTGGATGATAACAGCAGCGATAATACTTTCGGGGTAGTCGAAAAATTTTGCTTTACAAATCCGCAATTTAAAGTGGTAAGCGGTAAAGAGTTGCCTCAAAACTGGCTTGGAAAAAACTATGCTTGCCAGCAGCTTAGTGAACTGGCTACCGGGAAATATCTTTTGTTTATCGATGCAGATGAATCAATAAAAAGAGGATTGATTAATAGCCTGATTAACCGGATGGAAATTGGAAACCTAACATTGTTAAGTGTTTTTACCAATCAAACTATAAAATCGATAGGCGAGTGGTTAACCGTTCCATTAATGCATTTCATCCTATTAAATTTATTGCCTTTGCGTTTGGTTAAGCTTTCAAAAAATCCGGCATTTGCAGCGGCAAGTGGGCAATGTATGTTTTTTAATGCCAGTAATTACAAAGAAAACCGTTGGCATGAGCGGGTTAAACACCAGGTTGTAGAAGATGTGGAGATTATGAAGCTGGTAAAACAAGAAAAATTTAATGCTGAGGCCCTTTTAGCCAACGGACTGATTTATTGCAGGATGTACAAGAATTTAGGCGAAAGCTTAAATGGTTTTAGTAAAAATTTACTGGCAGGTTTTGGTAATAACATCATAATATTATTACTTTACCAGCTTTTGGTAACCATAGGGCCAGTAATTTTAATCTTAAACTTTAATGTTGCTTTACTTGTATTACCATTAACTTTAATCGTATTAAGCAGAATGATGATCTCTTATTTATCGGGACAAAATGTTTTGATCAATCTGATTTTACATCCTTTACAGATGTTATTCTTCTTAATCATTTCATTTATTTCTATAAAAAAACATATTTTTAAAACGAGCACATGGAAGGGCAGAACGATCAAAACGATTTAA
- a CDS encoding carotenoid biosynthesis protein, producing MEGQNDQNDLKIKRIAVAIIIVFHVVGLLGFLIPAAQPYFIKLVPFHLLLMFAVIVFSYNADVKRLLLLVSGVFLCGFLVEVLGVHTGKIFGSYYYGDTLGYKVAAVPLLMGVNWVILIFSVGQMMKSMKIRHSILASVIGAFILVGFDFFLEPVAMKFNYWQWDWHEIPVQNYVAWFIVSVILLKFYYALGLKQQKYIGVAMFASQLIFFVVLYMTTGTNIFA from the coding sequence ATGGAAGGGCAGAACGATCAAAACGATTTAAAGATTAAAAGGATTGCAGTTGCTATAATTATCGTTTTTCATGTGGTTGGCTTGCTTGGCTTCTTAATCCCAGCTGCTCAGCCTTATTTTATCAAGCTTGTTCCCTTTCACTTGTTGTTAATGTTTGCAGTAATTGTTTTTTCATACAATGCCGATGTAAAACGTTTATTATTACTGGTTTCGGGTGTTTTTCTTTGTGGCTTTCTGGTGGAGGTATTGGGCGTGCATACCGGAAAAATATTTGGAAGCTATTACTATGGCGATACATTGGGCTACAAAGTTGCTGCGGTTCCATTACTAATGGGTGTAAATTGGGTAATCCTTATTTTCAGTGTTGGGCAAATGATGAAAAGTATGAAAATAAGGCATAGCATTTTGGCTTCGGTTATTGGCGCTTTTATACTTGTAGGTTTCGATTTCTTTTTGGAGCCTGTGGCCATGAAATTTAATTATTGGCAGTGGGACTGGCATGAAATTCCTGTTCAAAATTACGTGGCCTGGTTTATCGTTTCGGTAATATTGTTAAAATTTTACTATGCTTTGGGTTTAAAGCAACAGAAATATATTGGTGTCGCAATGTTTGCCTCACAGCTAATCTTTTTTGTTGTCTTATACATGACAACCGGAACAAATATTTTTGCTTAA
- a CDS encoding gluconokinase: protein MASFIILMGVSGSGKTVIGKALAPRINAEFIDGDNLHSQRNVDKMASGIPLTDADRLDWLQLIAKVGREHVAHGTTCIIACSALKKSYRNLLRTDNTTIRFVYLKGSFDLIHDRIAKRSHQYMPSSLLKSQFETLEEPLDDERDVLTVSIDQSIPEIVNEIAKADLIS from the coding sequence ATGGCAAGTTTTATTATTTTAATGGGCGTTTCGGGAAGTGGTAAAACAGTAATCGGAAAAGCTTTGGCGCCAAGAATAAATGCCGAATTTATAGACGGCGATAACCTGCATTCGCAACGGAATGTAGATAAAATGGCTTCCGGGATTCCCTTAACAGATGCCGATCGTTTAGATTGGCTACAGCTGATTGCTAAAGTGGGTCGAGAGCATGTTGCTCATGGTACCACCTGTATTATTGCTTGTTCTGCACTTAAAAAATCTTACCGAAATTTGCTGAGAACAGATAATACAACAATCCGGTTTGTTTATTTAAAAGGAAGTTTCGATTTAATTCACGATCGTATTGCCAAGCGTTCTCATCAATATATGCCTTCTAGTTTATTGAAAAGCCAGTTTGAAACATTAGAAGAACCACTGGATGATGAACGGGATGTTTTAACGGTCTCAATCGATCAAAGCATTCCTGAGATCGTTAATGAAATTGCTAAGGCTGATCTGATTTCGTAA
- a CDS encoding phosphoribosyltransferase family protein: MASQLLILNKKQIQQKIDRIAYQILEDNLNEKEVVLAGIWDRGYKLALRLEKVLKKISGFKLTLLRIDLQKESSKLVASTDLDESHWKNKVIIIVDDVLNSGKTLAYGLGVFLNTPHKKIRTVVLVDRSHKIFPIATDFVGLELATILKEHVDVVMDVEGEEDRVYLS, from the coding sequence ATGGCATCGCAATTACTTATTCTTAACAAGAAACAAATTCAGCAGAAAATAGATCGTATTGCTTATCAGATTTTGGAAGATAACCTGAATGAGAAAGAAGTGGTGCTTGCCGGTATTTGGGACCGTGGTTACAAATTAGCGCTCAGGTTAGAAAAGGTGCTTAAAAAGATCTCAGGCTTTAAACTAACATTACTGCGCATCGACCTGCAGAAAGAAAGCAGCAAATTGGTTGCTTCAACAGATCTGGATGAAAGCCATTGGAAAAATAAGGTAATCATTATTGTTGATGACGTATTGAACAGTGGCAAAACACTTGCTTATGGCTTAGGCGTTTTCTTAAATACGCCGCATAAAAAGATCAGGACCGTTGTTTTGGTAGACAGAAGCCATAAAATTTTCCCTATTGCCACTGATTTTGTTGGTCTTGAACTGGCTACCATCTTAAAAGAACACGTAGATGTGGTGATGGATGTAGAGGGTGAAGAGGATAGGGTTTATTTGAGTTAA